In Homo sapiens chromosome 11, GRCh38.p14 Primary Assembly, one DNA window encodes the following:
- the FZD4 gene encoding frizzled-4 precursor — translation MAWRGAGPSVPGAPGGVGLSLGLLLQLLLLLGPARGFGDEEERRCDPIRISMCQNLGYNVTKMPNLVGHELQTDAELQLTTFTPLIQYGCSSQLQFFLCSVYVPMCTEKINIPIGPCGGMCLSVKRRCEPVLKEFGFAWPESLNCSKFPPQNDHNHMCMEGPGDEEVPLPHKTPIQPGEECHSVGTNSDQYIWVKRSLNCVLKCGYDAGLYSRSAKEFTDIWMAVWASLCFISTAFTVLTFLIDSSRFSYPERPIIFLSMCYNIYSIAYIVRLTVGRERISCDFEEAAEPVLIQEGLKNTGCAIIFLLMYFFGMASSIWWVILTLTWFLAAGLKWGHEAIEMHSSYFHIAAWAIPAVKTIVILIMRLVDADELTGLCYVGNQNLDALTGFVVAPLFTYLVIGTLFIAAGLVALFKIRSNLQKDGTKTDKLERLMVKIGVFSVLYTVPATCVIACYFYEISNWALFRYSADDSNMAVEMLKIFMSLLVGITSGMWIWSAKTLHTWQKCSNRLVNSGKVKREKRGNGWVKPGKGSETVV, via the exons ATGGCCTGGCGGGGCGCAGGGCCGAGCGTCCCGGGGGCGCCCGGGGGCGTCGGTCTCAGTCTGGGGTTGCTCCTGCAGTTGCTGCTGCTCCTGGGGCCGGCGCGGGGCTTCGGGGACGAGGAAGAGCGGCGCTGCGACCCCATCCGCATCTCCATGTGCCAGAACCTCGGCTACAACGTGACCAAGATGCCCAACCTGGTTGGGCACGAGCTGCAGACGGACGCCGAGCTGCAGCTGACAACTTTCACACCGCTCATCCAGTACGGCTGCTCCAGCCAGCTGCAG TTCTTcctttgttctgtttatgtgccAATGTGCACAGAGAAGATCAACATCCCCATTGGCCCATGCGGCGGCATGTGTCTTTCAGTCAAGAGACGCTGTGAACCCGTCCTGAAGGAATTTGGATTTGCCTGGCCAGAGAGTCTGAACTGCAGCAAATTCCCACCACAGAACGACCACAACCACATGTGCATGGAAGGGCCAGGTGATGAAGAGGTGCCCTTACCTCACAAAACCCCCATCCAGCCTGGGGAAGAGTGTCACTCTGTGGGAACCAATTCTGATCAGTACATCTGGGTGAAAAGGAGCCTGAACTGTGTGCTCAAGTGTGGCTATGATGCTGGCTTATACAGCCGCTCAGCCAAGGAGTTCACTGATATCTGGATGGCTGTGTGGGCCAGCCTGTGTTTCATCTCCACTGCCTTCACAGTACTGACCTTCCTGATCGattcttctaggttttcctaCCCTGAGCGCCCCATCATATTTCTCAGTATGTGCTATAATATTTATAGCATTGCTTATATTGTCAGGCTGACTGTAGGCCGGGAAAGGATATCCTGTGATTTTGAAGAGGCAGCAGAACCTGTTCTCATCCAAGAAGGACTTAAGAACACAGGATGTGCAATAATTTTCTTGCTGATGTACTTTTTTGGAATGGCCAGCTCCATTTGGTGGGTTATTCTGACACTCACTTGGTTTTTGGCAGCAGGACTCAAATGGGGTCATGAAGCCATTGAAATGCACAGCTCTTATTTCCACATTGCAGCCTGGGCCATCCCCGCAGTGAAAACCATTGTCATCTTGATTATGAGACTGGTGGATGCAGATGAACTGACTGGCTTGTGCTATGTTGGAAACCAAAATCTCGATGCCCTCACCGGGTTCGTGGTGGCTCCCCTCTTTACTTATTTGGTCATTGGAACTTTGTTCATTGCTGCAGGTTTGGTGGCCTTGTTCAAAATTCGGTCAAATCTTCAAAAGGATGGGACAAAGACAGACAAGTTAGAAAGACTGATGGTCAAGATTGGGGTGTTCTCAGTACTGTACACAGTTCCTGCAACGTGTGTGATTGCCTGTTATTTTTATGAAATCTCCAACTGGGCACTTTTTCGGTATTCTGCAGATGATTCCAACATGGCTGTTGaaatgttgaaaatttttatgtctttgttgGTGGGCATCACTTCAGGCATGTGGATTTGGTCTGCCAAAACTCTTCACACGTGGCAGAAGTGTTCCAACAGATTGGTGAATTCTGGAAaggtaaagagagagaagagaggaaatggTTGGGTGAAGCCTGGAAAAGGCAGTGAGACTGTGGTATAA